One Tubulanus polymorphus chromosome 5, tnTubPoly1.2, whole genome shotgun sequence DNA segment encodes these proteins:
- the LOC141906371 gene encoding uncharacterized protein LOC141906371 — translation MLLHMGFDKEAGIVSWSGLNLRNIQPEWLIATLLDSPDRVSKPTEDDQLKPLMQQTRARQQARSCLNLSVESQVLMGSRLALRYPVDIDLRENEDISKQMSTCPDTVYRQNIERRSFLSKLRLKRQSSPDVCKIKPFDFNSAQPNSPLLRKRYSENYLFKDYRPTRKQFVFVDWPHKRLKRGNSRWLVERILCSVIKIPDVNKQRSEIKSFRR, via the exons ATGCTGCTTCATATGGGATTTGATAAAGAAG ctGGCATTGTATCGTGGAGTGGTTTAAACCTCAGGAATATTCAACCAGAATGGTTGATAGCTACGCTATTAGACTCCCCTGATAGGGTATCTAAACCTACTG AAGACGACCAACTGAAGCCATTAATGCAACAAACAAGAGCTCGACAACAAGCGCGAAGCTGTCTGAATTTATCAGTTGAGAGTCAGGTTTTAATGGGTAGTCGACTGGCGCTCAGATACCCCGTAGATATCG aTTTACGAGAAAATGAAGACATATCTAAACAGATGTCGACTTGTCCCGATACGGTTTACCGACAAAACATCGAACGGCGATCATTTCTGTCGAAGTTGCGTTTAAAACGACAATCTTCGCCGGACGTCTGCAAAATCAAACCGTTCGATTTCAACAGTGCTCAACCGAATTCTCCGTTACTACGGAAACGATATTCCgaaaattatttattcaaagaTTATCGAC CAACTCGTAAACAGTTTGTATTTGTCGACTGGCCACACAAGAGATTGAAACGTGGAAACAGCAGATGGTTAGTGGAGCGAATACTCTGTTCAGTAATAAAGATCCCAGACGTAAACAAGCAGCGGTCGGAGATAAAGTCATTTCGGAGATAA